In the Afipia sp. GAS231 genome, CGCTGGGATGCAGTGATCGCAATCAATCTGACCGCAGTATTTTTGACCACTCGTGCGGCGCTTCCACAAATGCTCGCGCGGGACTGGGGTCGGATCATCAACATTGCATCAGTACACGGGTTGGTCGCGTCGATAGACAAGTCCGCGTACGTGGCGTCCAAGCATGGCGTCGTCGGCTTTACCAAAGGTGTGGCGCTGGAGACGGCGACGACCGGCATCACCTGCAATGCGATCTGTCCCGGCTGGGTGCTCACGCCACTGGTACAAAAGCAAATCGACGCTCTTGCTACCCGCGAGAAGCTGGATCCCGAGCAAGCGAGGGTGAAGTTGCTCGGCGAGAAACAGCCTTCGCTTGAGTTCACCACCCCGGAGGAACTCGGGGCGCTGGCCGTATTCCTCTGCTCGGACGCCGCGGCGCAGCTTAGCGGAGTGGCGTTACCTGTCGACGGTGGCTGGCTCGCGCGATGACATGAAGCGCAAGGCGGGGAAGGCAGTGTTCAA is a window encoding:
- a CDS encoding 3-hydroxybutyrate dehydrogenase gives rise to the protein MLKSKVAVVTGSTSGIGLGIARTLAAAGADLMINGFSEAAAIERLCREIAAAHGVRVAFSGADLSKPADATGLIEHATRELGRVDILVNNAGIQHVAPVHEFPLERWDAVIAINLTAVFLTTRAALPQMLARDWGRIINIASVHGLVASIDKSAYVASKHGVVGFTKGVALETATTGITCNAICPGWVLTPLVQKQIDALATREKLDPEQARVKLLGEKQPSLEFTTPEELGALAVFLCSDAAAQLSGVALPVDGGWLAR